Below is a window of Solanum stenotomum isolate F172 chromosome 7, ASM1918654v1, whole genome shotgun sequence DNA.
AAACTGTTAATTTTTCTGTAATTAGGATCCATCTGGTGCCCCGATGCCTAAAGAACAGGAGGTAGTCACACCAGTGAGTAAGCTTCCAAAATGCAACAACTTCTCACGTGGTCACTTAGCTTACTTACGCCCAGTGAAGGGAACACAACGGTTCAATCACTTGCCATTTACTCCACTGGAAAATATGCTTCCATTGACTCCAAAGTCACATATCAAAGAAGTAGGTACTGGACTTTCTCCCAAAGTAGGAGAACATCTGAGTAGAACACCTTTTGTAACTGTCAAACGATATCTAAATGAGTGTTAGTTGATATGCGCGTATGAGTTTGTGTGAATCATGTATGTAATCACGCGaccattatgatattttttGCTCTTGAGTACATCGCATATGTACTCATATTGGATGATTGATTTACTTTGTCTGATGTGTTTTCAAATACTTGGATTTCGTGTCTTAATTCATACCTCTATTCTTTTAATTACTTTCTGGTGGCACTCCAAGAGGAGAGGGGAAATGGAGAAAGGAAGAACCATAGAGGACTTGGGTGGCTAAAATCCTAACAACTAATGACTCGACTTAGAGATCATTGAGATAGCTGATTTTGAAGGCACATGAAACTTGTGCAAATCATTCAAATCACACTTCAAGAGAGCATAATGAGTCCAGTGATGTGCATGATGTCGTTCTAAACTTGACGTGTAGGTAAAACTATGTTGAACTTGTGAGGAATATGATGAATATATCGATAGATAAATCTCAATTTTACAACTAGCATTCCATAAACTGAGATCATACACGTtctttccttaaatttgagtgggatgaaatgaaaataaaagcAACAGATCTGGTAAACTTTTTGGAGAAAAATAACTATGCTGATACTGGAGAAGTTGATCATGAAGCCTTCATACTGTCCAAGCCAACACTAGTCTGCAACGAAAAACCATGCATCATTGACAAATTTAAGACAACCTTACTCTTATCGAAAACTTGAAAAGAGTATATAAATGTCATACCAAAAATTTGTGGATCTGCTGAAGTATAGGTGAAAACGCCGTACAGAACTTCTCCATATCACTATTGATGTCACCATTGCCACTTATGACCTCCATGAACTTTTTCCTATCTGGTGCAAGCTTTATCGCAACCTTTGGATCACATTTAGAAACACATTAACATGTTGGCATTTCTTTCGAAATGCTGGTGTTAAGGTCATTATTAGACTGAAAACACAGTGAAGTACGTACATACCGTAAAACTTGAACTAGCAAGCCATCCGTGCCATTTCTTCAACGTCTTGGAGTAAGAATCGTTGCAAGCTTGGGACATTGACCAATCTTGATGCTGAGCTAAATTGTGAAAGAGCACCACTATGAAGTCCATGGCTCTGCAGCATGAGCAGAATCATCGATTAGTCTGATTTATCTTAACACGTTATGGTAGCAAAGTTCGTTCATCAAATAAACAAATGCAAGCTTGTTATGCACCAAAGCATTCCACGTTCATGCAAGGTCCGGGAAAGGGCATGTGTGATGTAGGCAATCACAACTGTTATGCACCATAGATTAGTTTTTTGAAATGAGAACATGGAAAAACAATCGCGCACCTTGTTAACCATAGAAGACCATTGCTACAACTGGATGAAGATTTAGCTGTCTTTATCTCAACTTCTGCCTGTACAAAACTGTACAAGTAGTTGAATCTCGATGGGTTATCGTTATACTTGGATTCTAACCTCTGTAAGGAAACAAGCATTCCATAATTCACCATTAGAACCAACATAAGATATTTATGTTTCATGTGTTATTCAATATAAGGTTTCTGCAACATTGTAACTGCAAATTGATGACAGTTGAACCACTAGATCAATATTACTACTCAAGATGATTGTCGTAATAAGTAAACATCGATGAACATTGCATTTTTGTCGATTACATGAGCTCTACAACCACAAATAACTCCAACTTACTCTGCTACACATGAAATCTGCATCACAATTCGCgagatttttgtaatattcAAACAGAAGAAACGAAGAAATGACTAACTCACAGCTATATTTCCGCTGATATCAGATTTAACCACAGTCATAGCAGCTCCAAATTTATCTGGCATCAGTATAGCAAATGAACTTGATTCATTACACAACTTAAAACAACACAAATACAACTATATGCAACAATAACATACACAATGTAATGCATAAATGAGGTCTGAGGAGGATAgaatgtacgcagaccttacccctaactcgtagagatagagaggttgtttctgatagacgaCTCAATGAATATAATCGATAGCATTACATCAATTTTCGAGTAAAATTCAAGACGATTATAGAGAAAAGTGTGAACCTAGAATTGGCAATACAAGTTTGCAAACTTCCAAGAAAGGCTTAGTCATTAGCTCTCCATGTTCAGATTTGACATCCTTCATTCCTTCCAAAGCAGGGGAAAATAATGTTCCCTCCATATTTGCCTATTTTGCTGCACATAAAACACACAAATTTTACTAATAAAAAAGAAGGTAGCAAGTTAGATTGCAAAATTATGTCAGACTATGTTGTTCGGACTTCTCAAAAATGTTGTTGTACTCGTATCGGATCCTCCataaatacactatttttggaTGATCCGACACACACTTGTCTACATTTTTTTGAAGAGATTGAGCTACATAGATTGCAAAATTATGTCAGGCTATGTTGTTTAGACTCTCTAAAAATATTGTTGTACTCGTATTTGTTCCTCTataaatacactatttttggaTGATCCGACACACACATGTCTACCTAtcttacatttttttctttgaagagATTGAGCAACATAGAAGAATTGCTTGTCCCAAAAgcaatgacatttttatttttccaagaATATATCCTAATTTTGTCCCTTTATTTTTCTGATAATCGATTCAACCTCAACAAGTTCAGTAATGAGCATAACGTTCCTATGATTAACTTAAAGGTAAATTTCCAAACTAATAATTTCAACTAGATCTCTCAATTTTTATCCTAGTTAATCTTGATTCGatattaaaagaatataataacTCTTCgccaataaaacaaaaataggagaaaaaaaaacaaatctgatgattagaaaaataatagaaaaagaaCCTGGAGAATAATAAGATTTGCAGGTCAGATGATTTTtgtgtctaattttttttttcagttacatatgtttttttatgagaaatgaaatataattattttattttttagaattaattGTTAGTGCATTTGTGAGAGATGCAAAAATTAAGAGAAGAGAGAAGGGGGTTTAACGGTTTTTCAAATTAGCCGCTGCTTTTACGATATGTGCGGAAATTAAAGGGTTATTTTCCTCTTTGTTACTCcctgacttactttcctttttagtccgtctaaaaaaaaatgacatatttctatattaaataacaatttacctataaaatatttatccattaatgaaatgatttatagtcacataaatttctatcattcattttggatcacaagttttaaaagtcctttctttcttaaattttgtgccgagtcaaactacctcacataaaatgaaacggagagagtattatttatttttacgcTCAATTTTAATTctccatatttatttattttcgttAAAATTAGCTCGGATAATCAGTTTTGGGAAcgattattaatatttagtcaatGTTTAAAAATGTAATGGTGAAATACTCACTTTTTAAGACGGAAATACTCTCTGAATAACAATATTCTTAGCTAAAATACAAACGACGTGTCACTTCgaataaagtgaaatatctttctagttaattatttcttactgaTATATTGACAGTCACTTCGAATAAAGAATAAAAGAGGAGGATCACATGCAATAAGCTAATAATAATTGGCATATAATAAATCCTCCCTATATAAAATATCTCAACATCAAGATCAACTTAATCGATCCTAACTTGCTTGAAATCAGAGCATATATATAGtaagttgtatatatttttttatttctagtaTCACCAAAATGATCCACCAAACAAAAAACTCTTCTCATCATGATACACACTTagttaagaaaacaaacaacaataataattactATGCCTTAGTTTCAAATATGTTATTGAGATCGACTATATGAATTCTCGTTTCATTTTGGGCTCAGGATATTTGATAGAGTTCTTGAGAATCTTTTTGGCAGCAGCATCACCAAGATCAATGCCACAAATATCAGCCAATCTAATGAGATAAAGCAAAACATCAGATAATTCTTCACCAAGATGCTCTTTATCTGATTCTTCCCAATTTGGTAACCCTTTATCCACTTCTCCTCTCCATTGGAATATTTCTGATAACTCCCCTACTTCACCTACCTGAATTTTCAATtggacaacaaaaaaatatattatatgatttcGATCGTTATGATATTTGATTAAGCATATTTAATCTCCAAGTTTACGTCTTTAATCCCTTAATGTATATTTGTTTGATTGATAATTGTGGTGTTCGAATCAGCTTGAGTGTATCTTGACTAATCACATAGGGTATGTGCAATCTTCCACAAATGCATGGGTAACTATGTCCACTAAAGATTGGAGAAACATGAAAAAATCAAATAGTGTTTTGGCCTATGTTGAGGTTAGAACCTGAAACTTCATACTTAACTCATTTTATTGACCCCTAAACTGCACTCTGGAGGCACAAATGAATGCATCCAAGAGGATCAAGGGATTATGAAATATGTTATAGGTAAACTatctttaaaaattatattactctATGGAATAACAATACAAATTTAACATAACTCACGGGTACTAATCAAATGGTGATCAAAGGGTTaacaaatatgataattttatgaatatttacaaTTAAATGGATtcaaaatgcatttttttttctctttcatgaATCTTTGAACAAGTGGAGAGATGCTTTTTCTTGTGTGCCAAACATTGCCAAGCAGTACATGCCAAGGACAATAGGGAATCAAGAACCATTGTGTGATTGTCTAGTGGTACCAACTACCATTTTTCATACACATGTTATGTGGCTGTCTCATCACCTAGTGTGTGTCTAGTAAGTTCCTTTTTGATAATTGATGGGAAAAAAATGTTCGATAAACATTTTCtctagaaaaataaattcaataaaacatttcaaaggaaaaacaataaatttataGAAGTATTATATGTTCAATTTTAAGAAACTCAAAGAAAGAATATATCATGAAACTTGAATTCACTTCTGAATGACAATAGAAACTCACAAATAACCATTTTTCAacccttgaaattgaaaaaCAGTCACCGTCATATAGTACAAATTCCAAAAGTGAAACTCCAAGACATGACTATTAGAAAGTTTCACCTGTGAAATTTGAAACTCTATAACAATGACTATTTTTCTAATATATCACCTAAAAGTAGTCGGTAAACGCTATTTATTCATCTGAAGGCAAAAAGGTAGAAAATTGATAGATAGTAAAAGAATTAAT
It encodes the following:
- the LOC125871547 gene encoding glycolipid transfer protein 1-like, which gives rise to MEGTLFSPALEGMKDVKSEHGELMTKPFLEVCKLVLPILDKFGAAMTVVKSDISGNIARLESKYNDNPSRFNYLYSFVQAEVEIKTAKSSSSCSNGLLWLTRAMDFIVVLFHNLAQHQDWSMSQACNDSYSKTLKKWHGWLASSSFTVAIKLAPDRKKFMEVISGNGDINSDMEKFCTAFSPILQQIHKFLTSVGLDSMKAS